A genomic segment from Chitinophaga niabensis encodes:
- a CDS encoding SusC/RagA family TonB-linked outer membrane protein yields MRSEKLRRILCCIMCIVLLALPGYVRAQSKTIKGIVTDETGAPAIGVSVAVKQGKTGTATDAEGKFTLSVQQGTVLVLSGLNYESTEITVDARTEYKITVKTKSSNLSDVVIVGYGTRKKSDLTGAVGTVRSEALMERPSSSLNQELSGRVTGVNVSSNSGRPGGRANIRIRGYSSINIQNDPLYVIDGVILNVAGLQNGSTPIDYLNPNDIASIEVLKDASSTAIYGARGANGVILVTTKRGSSGGGKVTYDADFSLGTLPRKLEVLNAKEFLQVEDLAYKNAQKYDSVGWTNGKYTDPRTKRNNPLLFDSQGNPLYDTDWQDEAIQKAFTQNHQISFTNGNEKGSYGAFLNYRNENGLIKGSWQKRYAARFVFDTQIKDWLKVGGTLGYTDQNEKQVDQLGGGGIVTMRQVLEALPIIPVKFPDGSWGGNDDYPGMEGGGNPVQVLEERLYYLRTQTLLGNIYANIQLANGLEFRTTVGANVINQRLDYYGGRDLNYISRGQRGVAQITNNRYNSWQFENYLTYNKQFNRIHSLNALLGLSWQHVDQFSNFAVSQGFTDDYFKFYNLGAGANPQAPSSSGTAYGLNSYFSRLNYGLKDKYLLTFTGRMDGSSKFGSSNRFAFFPSAAIAWRVSQENFMKAVPAISNLKLRASYGATGNSEISAYQALAGLGNYDVVFDGVRSPGIGISRMSNDELRWEKTLQLDAGMELGLFNNRVSLEFDVYRKKTVDMLLAAPLPTTSGYTSITRNIGSMENKGVELAINTTNIEREHFSWNTQFNISINKNRVLALTGGSDIYSGATVIRVGEPLGAFFGRVNLGTWSTQEKGQAAVYNALPGDVKYLDLNNDKQINDNDRAIIGKGIPDGFGTFMNTFRYRNWSLTLDLQYMYGNDVLDRSIHSLEDRQGIANSYKTVLNAWTETNQHTPIAQVRPVPAGYDTNNDSHKVTDASFIRGRNFLLAYTFPAATVTRMKMDRLRVYASVQNVFVATKYKGYDPEVSNSGSPFDQGFGLYDYPKPRVFMLGLNVTL; encoded by the coding sequence ATGCGATCAGAAAAACTACGCAGGATATTGTGTTGCATCATGTGCATCGTCCTGCTTGCACTTCCCGGTTACGTCCGGGCACAATCAAAAACAATTAAAGGTATTGTTACCGATGAAACGGGTGCTCCTGCTATTGGTGTATCCGTGGCTGTTAAACAGGGCAAAACAGGCACTGCAACAGATGCTGAAGGAAAGTTTACATTAAGTGTGCAGCAGGGAACGGTGCTCGTACTTTCCGGCCTGAACTATGAGTCAACAGAAATAACGGTGGATGCCCGTACAGAATATAAGATCACCGTTAAAACCAAATCGTCCAACCTCAGCGATGTAGTGATTGTTGGATATGGTACACGGAAAAAATCAGACCTCACCGGAGCGGTGGGAACTGTAAGGAGTGAAGCACTGATGGAGCGGCCCAGTTCTTCATTAAACCAGGAATTGTCCGGCCGTGTAACGGGAGTAAATGTCTCTTCCAACTCAGGCCGCCCCGGTGGCCGTGCCAACATCCGCATCCGCGGTTACAGTTCCATCAACATCCAGAACGACCCTCTTTATGTAATTGACGGTGTGATCCTCAATGTGGCCGGTTTGCAGAACGGTAGTACGCCAATAGATTATTTGAACCCTAATGATATTGCGTCTATTGAGGTGTTGAAAGATGCTTCGTCTACTGCCATATACGGAGCGCGCGGTGCAAACGGCGTGATATTGGTAACCACCAAACGAGGTTCATCAGGAGGCGGCAAAGTAACCTATGATGCAGACTTTAGCCTGGGAACACTACCCCGCAAGCTGGAGGTGCTGAATGCAAAAGAGTTCCTGCAGGTAGAAGATCTCGCTTATAAAAACGCGCAAAAGTATGATTCCGTAGGATGGACAAACGGGAAGTATACCGATCCCAGAACGAAACGGAACAATCCGCTACTCTTCGACAGCCAGGGCAATCCGCTATATGATACAGATTGGCAGGACGAAGCTATACAGAAAGCTTTTACACAGAATCACCAGATATCATTCACCAATGGTAATGAGAAGGGTAGTTATGGAGCATTCCTCAACTACAGGAATGAAAACGGGCTTATTAAAGGATCATGGCAGAAAAGATATGCTGCCCGCTTTGTGTTTGATACGCAGATCAAAGACTGGCTGAAAGTGGGAGGTACATTGGGATATACAGATCAGAACGAAAAGCAGGTGGACCAGCTGGGAGGCGGAGGTATTGTAACCATGCGCCAGGTACTGGAAGCATTACCTATCATCCCCGTAAAATTCCCTGACGGGTCCTGGGGCGGAAATGATGATTACCCGGGTATGGAAGGTGGCGGTAACCCGGTACAGGTACTGGAAGAGCGGCTTTATTATCTCCGCACGCAAACACTGCTGGGGAATATTTATGCGAACATTCAACTCGCGAATGGCCTGGAATTCAGGACCACGGTAGGCGCCAATGTGATCAACCAGCGGCTTGATTATTACGGAGGCCGTGACCTGAACTATATTTCCCGCGGCCAGAGAGGTGTGGCACAGATCACTAACAACCGCTATAACTCCTGGCAGTTTGAAAATTACCTCACCTATAACAAACAGTTCAACCGTATCCATTCACTGAATGCTTTATTAGGGCTTTCCTGGCAGCATGTGGACCAGTTCAGCAACTTTGCCGTCAGCCAGGGTTTTACGGACGATTATTTTAAGTTCTATAATCTCGGTGCCGGTGCTAATCCACAGGCGCCTAGTTCATCAGGTACTGCTTACGGCCTTAACTCTTATTTCTCGCGGCTTAACTATGGGTTGAAGGATAAATACCTGCTTACGTTCACCGGGCGTATGGATGGTTCTTCTAAGTTCGGTAGCAGCAACCGCTTTGCTTTTTTCCCCTCCGCAGCAATTGCCTGGCGGGTTTCGCAGGAAAACTTCATGAAAGCAGTGCCCGCTATTTCCAACCTGAAGCTGAGGGCCAGCTATGGTGCAACAGGTAACTCTGAAATATCTGCCTACCAGGCGCTGGCAGGCCTGGGCAACTATGATGTGGTGTTCGATGGTGTAAGAAGCCCGGGTATAGGTATCAGCCGCATGTCCAACGATGAATTGAGGTGGGAGAAAACCCTTCAGCTGGATGCCGGTATGGAACTGGGACTTTTCAATAACCGTGTTTCACTGGAATTTGATGTATACAGGAAGAAAACGGTTGACATGCTGCTGGCGGCACCCTTACCTACCACCAGCGGTTATACGAGCATTACCCGCAACATCGGCAGTATGGAGAATAAAGGTGTTGAACTGGCTATCAATACCACTAACATAGAGCGGGAACATTTTTCCTGGAACACGCAGTTTAATATTTCTATCAATAAAAACCGGGTGCTGGCCCTTACCGGCGGCAGCGACATTTACTCAGGTGCAACCGTTATCCGTGTAGGAGAACCGCTTGGTGCTTTCTTTGGCCGTGTAAATCTTGGCACCTGGAGTACACAGGAAAAAGGCCAGGCCGCTGTATATAACGCCCTTCCGGGAGATGTAAAGTACCTTGATCTGAATAATGATAAACAGATCAATGATAACGACCGGGCGATCATCGGAAAAGGTATTCCGGATGGCTTCGGTACTTTTATGAACACCTTCCGGTACAGGAACTGGTCACTTACGCTGGACCTCCAGTATATGTATGGAAACGATGTATTGGACAGGAGCATCCATTCCCTGGAAGACCGGCAGGGTATTGCTAATAGCTACAAAACGGTGTTGAATGCCTGGACGGAAACAAACCAGCATACACCCATTGCACAGGTACGTCCTGTACCGGCCGGTTATGATACTAATAACGACAGCCATAAGGTGACTGATGCCTCCTTTATCCGCGGCCGCAATTTCCTGCTTGCCTATACATTCCCTGCAGCCACCGTTACCAGGATGAAGATGGACCGGCTGAGGGTATATGCATCTGTGCAAAACGTATTTGTGGCCACTAAATACAAAGGATACGATCCGGAGGTATCTAATTCCGGCTCTCCTTTTGACCAGGGATTTGGTTTGTACGATTACCCGAAGCCAAGGGTATTTATGTTGGGCCTGAACGTAACCCTGTAA
- a CDS encoding RagB/SusD family nutrient uptake outer membrane protein has translation MKSYISRYYLLICAAGTVLLSGCSKFLDESDPSNFTIDQYYRTAEHAASGVNSIYASMREPTGSGFGGGAWMMTEFATGLADTDLGQAVNSYFVKDLINTPDNAYGRTYWVSYYRGIANANLAIEKIPAINMNEAEKKKLLGQARFLRAWYYFGLVRMFGHIPLILKPVSLNSPELKPNQAPVEEVYAAIDADLKEAEAAGLPWRDASGRVSLGAVKSLMAQVYLTMAGYPLQKGAAYYDLAAKKAEEVIDSKQFSLFPVYADLHNPSKKNIGENIFMMQFRTQIIPSSWQVAIIPYNKNISAYSDETGGIYANINFIRSFEPGDLRVKEKQFFYTNYTSESDRTKTVELGGYYIYKHFDEAAQLTTANSDLNWPVIRYADVLLTYAEAANETAGPGTKAYSAVKEIRDRAQLPELSGLSKEQFREAVWRERWFELCYENTTWFDMVRLRKAFNVGTRQFDEYVGHKFSYGPVVSARELLFPIPTQEILDNSNLKQNDGYK, from the coding sequence ATGAAATCATACATATCAAGATATTACCTGCTGATCTGTGCCGCAGGAACAGTGTTGTTGAGCGGTTGCAGCAAATTCCTGGACGAAAGTGATCCGAGTAACTTCACAATAGACCAGTATTACCGTACGGCTGAACATGCCGCGAGTGGCGTGAACAGTATTTATGCATCCATGCGTGAGCCAACTGGTAGCGGCTTTGGTGGTGGTGCCTGGATGATGACGGAATTTGCTACCGGCCTGGCGGATACAGATCTGGGGCAGGCCGTGAACAGTTACTTTGTGAAAGACCTGATCAATACACCGGATAACGCCTACGGCCGTACGTATTGGGTCAGCTACTACAGGGGCATTGCCAATGCAAACCTCGCTATCGAAAAGATACCTGCCATCAATATGAACGAAGCGGAGAAGAAAAAACTACTGGGGCAGGCCCGGTTCCTTCGTGCCTGGTACTACTTCGGATTGGTTCGTATGTTCGGGCATATCCCGCTTATCCTGAAACCGGTTAGCCTGAATTCTCCGGAACTGAAACCTAACCAGGCACCGGTAGAAGAGGTGTATGCTGCTATTGATGCAGACCTGAAAGAAGCGGAGGCTGCGGGTTTACCATGGAGGGATGCATCCGGCAGAGTAAGCCTCGGTGCCGTGAAATCATTGATGGCACAGGTATATCTCACCATGGCCGGTTATCCCTTGCAGAAAGGCGCAGCGTATTATGACCTGGCTGCAAAAAAAGCAGAGGAAGTAATAGATTCCAAACAGTTCTCGCTATTTCCGGTATATGCTGATCTGCACAATCCTTCGAAGAAGAACATAGGAGAGAACATCTTTATGATGCAGTTCCGTACACAGATCATTCCTTCGTCCTGGCAGGTGGCTATTATTCCCTATAACAAAAATATCTCTGCCTACTCTGATGAAACCGGCGGCATTTATGCCAATATCAATTTTATCAGATCATTTGAGCCGGGAGACCTGCGTGTGAAAGAAAAACAATTCTTCTACACTAACTACACTTCAGAATCCGATCGCACTAAAACAGTGGAGCTGGGAGGTTATTACATCTACAAACATTTTGATGAGGCAGCCCAACTGACCACTGCTAACAGTGATCTCAACTGGCCCGTTATCCGGTATGCGGATGTACTGCTCACTTATGCAGAAGCAGCCAATGAAACTGCCGGCCCGGGAACAAAAGCCTATAGCGCCGTGAAAGAGATCAGGGACCGTGCGCAACTGCCGGAGTTATCAGGCCTCAGTAAAGAACAGTTCCGCGAAGCTGTATGGCGTGAGCGCTGGTTTGAACTGTGTTATGAAAATACCACCTGGTTTGATATGGTGCGGCTCCGTAAGGCATTTAACGTAGGTACCAGGCAGTTTGATGAATACGTAGGGCATAAGTTCTCTTATGGGCCGGTAGTATCTGCCAGAGAACTGCTCTTTCCAATCCCCACACAGGAGATCCTGGATAATTCCAATCTGAAGCAGAATGATGGGTATAAGTGA
- a CDS encoding arylsulfatase, which translates to MRWILFFRDSMLSTMKKKLILIALLLSCGLFLLALRDSAPARRPNIIVIMADDLGFSDLACYGGEIQTPNLDYLANNGLRYTQFYNTSRCCPTRASLLTGLYNHQAGIGRMTDAENEPGYLGRLGDNTVTLAEVLKAGGYHTAMSGKWHVSNTIRQKTPQEQMDWLNHQRDFGPFSPIEQYPTNRGFEKFFGTIWGVVDFFDPFSLVSGTEPIKNVPENYYHTDAINDTAVAYIKEYARSSQPFFLYVAENAPHWPLQALPEDIAKYEDTYKAGWDAIRTARYQRMIKLGLIDPSKTKLPPAGNGPSWQENPTKEWDAKAMAVHAAMIDRMDQGIGRIISTLRQTGQLENTLILFLSDNGASAENCAAYGPGFDRPGKTRDGRTIAYPTQKRVMPGPQTSFASIGPRWAQVANTPYQYWKEESYEGGVHTPMIAFWPKGITANKGGFSSHVGHVMDFMNTFIELSGATYPATRNDLPVPPSTGISLVTSFNDKRSVGHTVLFNEHFGAKYARLNNWKLVATRRDSLPHLYNLAEDRTEMNDLSGKYPEKVKELDSLWWHWATASQVVRSR; encoded by the coding sequence TTGCGTTGGATTTTGTTCTTTCGTGATTCCATGTTGTCCACCATGAAGAAAAAACTGATACTTATTGCGCTTCTGCTTTCCTGCGGCCTGTTCCTGCTGGCCTTAAGGGATTCTGCTCCTGCCAGGCGCCCTAATATCATTGTTATCATGGCAGACGATCTTGGTTTTTCAGACCTTGCCTGTTATGGCGGGGAAATACAGACGCCCAACCTGGATTACCTGGCCAATAACGGTCTCCGCTACACTCAGTTTTACAATACTTCCCGTTGCTGCCCTACCCGGGCATCCCTCCTTACCGGTTTATATAACCACCAGGCTGGTATAGGCAGAATGACGGATGCTGAAAACGAACCTGGCTACCTGGGCCGCCTGGGAGATAACACTGTTACGCTTGCAGAGGTATTGAAGGCTGGCGGATACCATACGGCGATGTCCGGTAAATGGCATGTGTCCAATACCATCCGGCAAAAAACACCACAGGAACAAATGGACTGGCTGAACCATCAGCGCGATTTCGGGCCGTTCTCCCCTATTGAGCAATATCCCACCAACCGGGGCTTCGAGAAGTTCTTCGGCACCATTTGGGGTGTTGTGGATTTCTTTGATCCATTCAGTCTTGTAAGTGGTACAGAGCCGATCAAAAACGTACCGGAGAATTACTATCATACAGATGCCATCAATGATACCGCGGTAGCTTACATTAAAGAGTATGCCCGTTCTTCACAACCCTTCTTCCTGTATGTAGCTGAGAATGCGCCACACTGGCCATTGCAGGCATTACCAGAAGATATTGCCAAATATGAGGACACTTACAAAGCAGGCTGGGATGCGATCCGTACTGCGCGGTATCAACGCATGATCAAACTGGGGCTGATAGATCCTTCGAAAACGAAATTACCTCCGGCCGGAAATGGGCCCTCCTGGCAGGAGAACCCTACCAAAGAATGGGATGCCAAAGCCATGGCTGTGCATGCCGCTATGATCGATAGAATGGACCAGGGTATCGGCCGCATCATTAGTACGTTGAGGCAAACCGGGCAACTGGAAAATACATTGATCCTGTTCTTATCTGATAATGGTGCCAGTGCAGAGAATTGTGCTGCTTACGGGCCGGGCTTTGACCGCCCCGGTAAAACAAGGGATGGCCGCACTATTGCGTACCCTACGCAAAAACGGGTAATGCCGGGCCCACAAACCTCCTTTGCATCTATTGGCCCGCGATGGGCACAGGTGGCTAATACGCCATATCAGTACTGGAAAGAAGAATCATATGAAGGAGGTGTTCATACACCTATGATCGCATTTTGGCCTAAGGGGATCACTGCTAACAAAGGGGGATTCAGTTCGCATGTAGGGCATGTGATGGATTTCATGAACACTTTCATTGAACTGAGCGGGGCTACCTATCCTGCAACCAGGAATGATCTGCCTGTTCCCCCATCAACAGGTATCAGCCTCGTCACTTCATTCAATGATAAACGATCTGTTGGGCATACGGTACTTTTCAATGAACATTTTGGTGCAAAGTATGCACGCTTAAATAACTGGAAACTGGTGGCTACCCGCAGGGACAGCCTTCCACATCTCTATAACCTCGCGGAGGACAGAACAGAGATGAATGATCTTTCCGGCAAGTATCCTGAAAAGGTGAAAGAGCTGGATAGTTTGTGGTGGCATTGGGCAACGGCAAGCCAGGTGGTAAGGTCAAGATAG
- a CDS encoding DUF6624 domain-containing protein: MHDSDQAIRHEFAALLEQKADAATMTNFHARMEYVDSCNLAFVSRFIDQFGWRGADEVGQQGNSVLFLVIQHSPLAVQEKYLPAMQKAVREKKARPDELAMLEDRVSVALHGYQIYGSQLMTNEKGVRSVSPIKDEANVNKRRAAVGLMPLEEYLKLFNIIYTPPK, from the coding sequence ATCCATGATTCGGACCAGGCCATCAGGCATGAATTCGCTGCTTTGCTGGAACAAAAAGCAGATGCTGCTACCATGACAAATTTCCATGCCCGCATGGAGTATGTAGACTCCTGTAATTTAGCCTTCGTTTCCCGCTTCATCGACCAATTTGGCTGGAGAGGCGCTGATGAAGTAGGCCAACAAGGAAACAGCGTACTTTTTCTTGTTATACAACATTCCCCTTTAGCGGTGCAGGAAAAATACCTGCCTGCCATGCAAAAAGCGGTCCGCGAAAAAAAGGCGCGGCCGGATGAACTGGCCATGCTGGAAGACAGGGTTTCTGTGGCACTGCATGGTTACCAGATCTATGGCTCCCAGCTAATGACAAATGAGAAAGGAGTAAGAAGCGTAAGCCCTATCAAAGATGAGGCGAATGTAAATAAAAGACGTGCGGCGGTTGGATTGATGCCATTGGAAGAATACCTGAAACTGTTCAACATTATCTATACGCCTCCGAAGTAG
- a CDS encoding SusC/RagA family TonB-linked outer membrane protein, giving the protein MSKKLRFGMVCLCMLLSCCLRYSDVYSQNRSSVIGTVKDSAGTPLPGVSVIVSSAKSQGTVTDMNGKFVLEVSPGAILLFKFIGYKEQSVTVADPKKELTVVLQSLETVLSDVVITAFGKKQIKESVVGSVSTIKPDALRTGGSNLTNALAGQVAGVIGFQSSGQPGLDNSNFFIRGVTTFGYRQNPLILIDNVELTTNDLARLQVQDIASFSILKDASATALYGARGANGVILVTTKEGKAGKTTLNVTLENAISQPTKTIKLADPITYMKMYNEASTTRDPLQPIVFDADKIYNTEQTLKNAPGSNGYVYPAVDWLDMLFKKSTTTQRANVNISGGGDLARYLVSASASNDNGMLKRNVANNFNNNIKYKNYQLRSNVNIKLTKTTELVLRLWGNFNDYSGPMTNDASFSSDLYSAAMHTSPVLFPAYYQPDSANRLVQHILFGNASGGADQANGVGYANPYAQMLRGYKRFSESRMSATLELHQDLDFIVPGLKAHGFFNTNRYSYFDNSMAYNPFYYSILPGGYNRASNTYRLTWLNSLPNGSFLGGPGSGNSGPATEYLVYTPGRKDANTFLQFQAQLEYAKQLGDHNVSGSLIGVRQQRLVANGINPNTQQEDLQYSLPYRNMNLAGRATYNYLSRYFLEFNFGYNGSERFSENHRYGFFPTIGASWIVSREKFWGDGLTDIVSSLKLRASYGLSGNDDIGNQRFFYLSNVNLTAGNGSTFGLNNIYNRPGVRINNYENRNVTWETAKILNTGMELTLFKNFDFIAEYWKQDRSNILMGRNIPSSMGLEAAILTNVGTVKVNGLDLTANYSKDFSRNLRVMFMSNFTYSKGEYGVYEEPKYEEPWRYRSGTMLGQQFGYVAERLFVDDKEASASPVQQFGGSGNPVRGGDIKYRDLNGDGRITVADQAPIGLPTTPQVMYGFGFSVIYKGFEIAARFQGQSRVSFFIDPRSVSPFVIPPSPQIQFQSQPLQAFADDHWSEENQNLYALYPRMGVSAQAIENNLQRSTWWMRDGSFLRLKTAEIGYVIPNQLLKRLGVRYCRVYVNGLNLFNITKFDLWDPELGGNGFSYPIQKAYNLGININL; this is encoded by the coding sequence ATGAGTAAAAAGCTACGCTTCGGCATGGTATGCCTTTGTATGCTCCTATCTTGCTGTTTACGCTATTCAGATGTCTATTCCCAGAACAGGTCTTCCGTTATCGGAACTGTGAAAGACAGTGCCGGTACACCACTTCCAGGCGTAAGTGTGATTGTATCCAGCGCAAAATCCCAGGGAACTGTAACAGACATGAATGGTAAATTTGTACTGGAAGTAAGTCCTGGTGCAATATTGCTTTTCAAGTTCATTGGTTACAAAGAGCAATCAGTAACAGTAGCAGATCCAAAGAAGGAACTAACGGTAGTACTTCAATCGTTAGAAACGGTTCTCAGTGATGTTGTTATTACAGCATTTGGTAAGAAACAGATCAAAGAATCTGTGGTAGGTTCTGTATCCACTATCAAACCGGATGCCTTGCGAACAGGAGGTAGCAACCTCACCAATGCCCTTGCAGGGCAGGTAGCAGGTGTGATCGGCTTTCAGTCCAGCGGTCAGCCGGGTTTGGATAATTCCAACTTCTTCATCAGGGGTGTTACTACATTTGGTTACCGCCAGAATCCGCTGATCCTGATCGATAACGTAGAGCTTACCACTAACGACCTGGCGCGCCTGCAGGTACAGGACATTGCCAGTTTCTCTATCCTGAAAGATGCGAGCGCTACGGCATTATATGGTGCAAGGGGAGCAAATGGTGTTATCCTGGTTACTACAAAGGAAGGTAAAGCTGGTAAAACAACGCTGAATGTAACACTGGAAAATGCGATCTCACAGCCAACCAAAACCATTAAGCTGGCAGACCCCATTACTTACATGAAAATGTATAACGAAGCCAGTACTACACGGGACCCGCTTCAGCCCATCGTATTTGATGCGGATAAAATATACAATACAGAGCAAACCTTGAAAAATGCACCGGGTAGTAACGGTTATGTATACCCGGCGGTGGATTGGCTGGATATGCTGTTCAAGAAATCTACCACAACCCAGCGGGCAAATGTGAATATCAGCGGGGGAGGAGACCTTGCACGTTACCTGGTATCTGCCTCTGCGAGTAACGATAACGGGATGTTAAAGCGAAATGTCGCCAACAATTTTAATAACAATATCAAGTACAAGAACTACCAGCTACGCTCCAATGTAAATATAAAGCTGACTAAAACAACGGAGCTGGTATTGAGGCTGTGGGGAAATTTCAATGACTACAGCGGCCCCATGACCAACGATGCTTCGTTCTCTTCCGATCTGTACAGTGCGGCTATGCATACCAGCCCGGTACTCTTCCCGGCATATTATCAGCCGGATTCTGCCAACCGCCTGGTGCAGCATATCCTGTTCGGTAATGCCAGCGGTGGTGCAGACCAGGCAAATGGCGTGGGATATGCCAATCCTTATGCACAAATGCTGAGAGGATATAAAAGATTTTCCGAGTCCCGTATGTCTGCTACATTGGAACTGCACCAGGACCTTGATTTCATAGTACCCGGATTAAAGGCACATGGTTTCTTCAATACCAACCGGTATTCTTACTTCGATAACAGTATGGCCTATAACCCATTCTATTATAGCATTTTGCCAGGAGGTTATAACAGGGCAAGTAATACCTATAGGCTAACCTGGCTGAATTCACTGCCGAACGGCTCCTTCCTGGGGGGGCCTGGTTCCGGTAATAGCGGGCCGGCCACAGAATACCTGGTATACACGCCGGGAAGAAAGGACGCGAATACCTTCCTGCAATTCCAGGCGCAACTTGAATACGCTAAACAATTGGGGGATCATAACGTTTCCGGTTCGCTGATCGGGGTAAGGCAGCAAAGGCTGGTGGCCAATGGTATAAATCCTAATACTCAGCAGGAAGACCTGCAATACTCACTGCCTTACAGGAACATGAACCTTGCAGGCAGGGCAACTTACAACTACCTTTCCCGGTATTTCCTGGAGTTTAACTTTGGCTACAATGGTTCTGAACGTTTCTCTGAAAATCACCGCTATGGATTCTTTCCTACCATCGGCGCTTCCTGGATCGTTTCCCGGGAGAAGTTCTGGGGCGATGGTTTAACAGATATTGTAAGCTCACTTAAATTAAGGGCCAGCTATGGTTTGAGTGGCAACGACGATATTGGTAATCAGCGTTTCTTTTATTTATCTAATGTAAACCTCACGGCAGGCAATGGCAGCACTTTTGGTTTGAACAATATATATAACCGGCCTGGTGTAAGGATCAATAATTATGAGAACAGGAATGTGACATGGGAAACCGCGAAGATCCTGAACACCGGTATGGAACTCACGCTGTTTAAGAATTTTGACTTTATTGCGGAGTATTGGAAGCAGGACCGCAGCAACATCCTGATGGGCCGGAACATCCCTTCCAGCATGGGCCTGGAAGCAGCCATCCTCACGAATGTGGGTACAGTGAAAGTGAATGGCCTGGACCTTACTGCTAATTATAGCAAAGATTTTTCCAGGAACCTCCGTGTGATGTTTATGTCCAACTTTACGTATTCAAAAGGTGAGTACGGCGTATATGAAGAACCAAAGTATGAAGAACCATGGCGATATAGATCCGGCACTATGCTGGGCCAGCAGTTCGGCTATGTTGCAGAGCGTCTTTTTGTGGATGATAAGGAAGCATCAGCCTCTCCCGTTCAGCAGTTTGGAGGCAGTGGCAACCCGGTAAGAGGTGGGGACATTAAGTACCGTGATCTGAATGGAGATGGCCGTATTACAGTAGCTGATCAGGCCCCGATAGGTTTGCCCACAACGCCCCAGGTAATGTATGGTTTCGGGTTTTCCGTAATTTATAAAGGCTTTGAAATAGCTGCACGTTTCCAGGGCCAGTCAAGAGTTTCTTTCTTCATAGACCCTCGTTCCGTAAGTCCTTTCGTTATACCGCCATCGCCCCAGATCCAATTCCAGAGCCAGCCGTTGCAGGCCTTTGCGGATGATCACTGGTCTGAAGAAAATCAAAACCTCTATGCGCTATACCCCCGTATGGGTGTTAGCGCACAGGCTATCGAGAACAATCTCCAGAGAAGTACCTGGTGGATGCGTGATGGCAGTTTCCTGAGATTGAAAACTGCTGAAATTGGATATGTTATACCCAATCAATTATTAAAAAGACTGGGTGTGAGATATTGCCGCGTATATGTGAATGGCCTTAACCTTTTCAACATTACCAAATTTGACCTGTGGGATCCGGAACTGGGCGGCAATGGGTTCAGTTATCCTATTCAGAAGGCTTATAATTTAGGTATCAACATCAATTTATAA